The Acaryochloris thomasi RCC1774 nucleotide sequence TTGGGTCAACGCTTGACCAGCAGGTGCGGGGCGCTCTGAAGCTTGGATCATAGTTTCGTCAAGCTCCAGAGCCTGCATTGTGTTTGAGCGATCGGGATGGTCAACTATCGTTGATGTCACCTGAGTTGATGCACCTTTGATTCGGGTATCCAAACTCCCTTGAATGAAGGTCTGATCATAATTGTCCCCGTGATTATCACTTGCAGCATCCGGTGCTGGGTGAGCGCCAATCTCCACCTGCTCCAGTGCTTGTCGCAATGCGTTGATAGAGGCGTAGCGATCGCACGGATTCTTTGCTAAACACCGATTGACAATCTCCGACAATGCAGCTGTGACCGGACTCTTCATCAACAACACCTGCAGTAAACGAGGTGCCCGAAACGCATGGGCATGAATCCAAGCCCCCTCTCTCACCAGCCGCGAATCTAAACCCAGACCAAAGGGGTCGGTTCCGCTGAGCATCTCGTAGAGAATGATGCCTAACACATAAACATCTGCAAGATGATTCTTCTCTTCTCCTTCTAGCTGCTCAGGAGCTGCATAGTGAAAAGTTTCCGGCAACAATGTTTCAAAACTTGCACCTTGGGTTTCGCAACAAGAGCTGCGAATGTCTTTCGTAAGTCCGCAGTCCAGTAACTTGACCGGCCCGCTTCGCGTTAGAAAAATTTGAGTAGGCTTCAGCTCGTGGGGCACAATTACAAACGGTTCATCACTCTCGAACAAACTCGCAAATTTGCTTTGGTAAGACATTTCTAATGCCGCACAAATTTGACTAGTAATACCAACAGCCTGCTGGGGTGACAACTTCCCCTCTCTCTCAAGACACTGTTTGAGACTTTCTCCCTGCAAATATTCCATCACATAAAACGGGCAGCCACCTGCATTCGTTCCTGAGTCCAGCACTTGCGCAATGTATTCACCTCCGAGCGCTGCACACGACTTGACGGCCCTTTCAAACTGCTGGCAGGTCTCGGCATTTTCTATCAGAGGTTCTTTGAGCACCTTGATGACAACAGACCGATTCAATTGAGTATCCGTGGCTAGAAAAACCTGCCCAACGCCACCTGAATCAAGGACATGCTTAACGATGTAGCGGTCATCTGCACCCCATGGCTGAGCTTGGTGGGAGTTCTGGATAGGGGTAAGAGTCATAAGCGTTACATCTTTCTAGACATTTCAGAGGCAACCACAATTCGGATCGCCTAACTTCATGCAAAGGGAGTTCATGGCAAAAGAGATCCGACTTCTGTCTAATGCCTGAACCGTTCATCAGTTACACAATGAGCACAGCTACCGAATGCTGCCGTTCAGCGGCTAGAAACCCTCTATTGACGGTGCGAAAAGTGACTCATCCATCGATTTGTCAATCTAACCCTTTATTAGGTCGCTCTATTGGTGACCACCATCGATATCGCCTTGAAACCCAGCTTGGTAAAGGAGGGATGGGACACGTCTATCAAGCAACGGATACTCGATTGGGCAAGACCGTTGCGGTTAAACTCCTTAATCCATCATTGAAGAGCGACCCCACAACGACCGAACTCGATTTCAAACGAAGATTTGAGCGAGAATGTGCCATCTGTGCTGCTCTTACAAATGAAAATATTGTCCAAGTCAGCGACTACGGCATGACCCCTGAAGGGCAGCCCTTCTATGTGATGGAGCACCTTGAAGGACAAACCTTAGAGCAGGTTCTGAAGCAAGAGACCAAACTATCTGTAGAACGAACGAAGCAGATCATGAAGCAGGTCTGTGCAGGCTTGAGATCGGCTCATGAAGGCGTACGATTCAAAACCCCACAGATGGAGACCGATGAATGCATCAAAATCATCCACCGCGATCTGAAGCCCGCCAATATTTTCTTAGTCCCCACTGAGCTAGGAGAGCGAGTAAAGGTCATCGACTTTGGTATTGCCAAGGTGCAGTCCTTAAATTTAGAGAATATGACCCTAGCAAGCTCTTTCTTGGGCACACATCACTATTCCGCTCCAGAACAGTTCGATAGCCAGGGCCAGCTTGACGAACGAGCAGATATCTACTGCTTAGGAATCATTCTGTATGAAATGCTGACAGGTGCTGATCCCTTCGGTTTAAAGACTCGAGAGCAACGAGTCGCAGGCGAGTCTTGGATTAAAGCCCACTTACTCAAGCCAGCACAGCCACTGCGTTCTCAAGTAGGCTGTGAGCATCTACCGCCAGGACTTGAGCGCATTGTTGAGCGTTGCTTAGAGAAACACCCCGATCGGCGGTTCCCTTCAGTCAAAGCACTAGCCCAAGCACTAGATATTGAGCATGAGACTTTACCCAATAGCCTAGTAGCCACATCGAGGAAGAATCTAGCGGGTATGACTCAGACCTTAAGTGAAATTCCTGTTCATTTTCAACAGAGCGAATCACTTGCACAAGTGAGACAGTGGCTCCAAGCACATCTGAAACGCGCTGTCAGTCCTATCCAGAGCAAGGCAGGACGTGCTTCAAGTCATTCTCTAAACGATCTGTCTCTGTCTTCAAAATTATCAATTGTCAATTCACAACTCATTGAAAGATGCCGCACCGAGCTAGCTTTCCACATTGGCCCGATTGCGAGCTTGGTGATTGAGCAAGCACTCATCAACCGGCAATATCAACAGCCCAAAAAGTTCATTGAAGTTCTGTCTCATCATATCCCCGACGATGATACGGCTACTCATTTTCGCCGAACACTGCTGTCTCCAACCCCCACTCAGTTAGGTTAATTCTAACCGATCTAACCCCAGAAAGATTGGAGATATTCGCATCACGCTAAAGAGCCAAAGGCTGCGGAAATACATATTGACTGCCATAAGTAAAGATTCAGAATAAACAACCCGTTGAAAGCATTAGGAGAATATTAATGGGAAGTCCAATACAGTCTAAGACAATCACAATTGATCCTGCCTGTTGGCCTGACTCAAAACCTCCTAAGTATCCGCTACCAGCTCCGACTCAGCCGAAGCCAAAGCGGATGCAGCAGGTTAGCTCTAAAGAGCTAACCTTAGAAGCCCTACCTAGCTTCCCAAATTCACTATTCCATTTCAAATCATATGATGGTGCGAAGGCTTTAACTGCTATTTTTCTTCTGCTTTCTTCAATCTATCTATTTACTGGTTTTGCAGGCTTTATCGTTGACCATACGGCCTGGCTGCACGATCTTTTCTATCACCAGCCTCCACCGACTACAGCAGCCCATTCAATTTGGTGGAAGATGTGGAACCCAGTTGGGTCAACGTTGCACCATCTAGCCTCTTACGTTGATCTAGCTGTTCGGGGTTTCCTGTTCGTTTGCACGTACTGCTTAGCTTGGGCAACCTTTGACCCTCGGAATATTGAGGGCTATGTAATGGGCTGTTTCAACTCCTTGTTGGGGATGGTCTATCTGATTTCTCCTATCGATATGATCCCTGATTTTGTTCCAGTAGTAGGAGGTCTTGATGATACATTTATGGGCTTTGGAGTTCTCTTTTTAGGCTTGTCATCTATCTATAGAAATAAGTTTAGAGATGTAAAAACAAATACAATTCTAGAGCTAATTGATGATGGGAACAATCAAAAAGCATTAAAAATGCTCCTTGAAGACAAAGGGATTTCTATCAATGAGAGGAGGCAGTAATTTCTCCTAGCAGACTCATTTTCCGCTTCACTCCAAAGCAGACAAAAAATAATGACGTTTATACAACAAAAAAATGCCTGACACTACTATCGATCACACCAAAACCTCTAATGATCAAGCTGCAGCACACACAGGCGACAACATGAATATTCCCCAAAACCAAAATACAGCATCAATAGGAGACAGTATGAATACTTCCGAAAATCAATCTGTGGCATCAGCAGAGAATAGCATGGCTATTTCTGATCAATTCAAAAAAC carries:
- a CDS encoding serine/threonine protein kinase; translated protein: MSTATECCRSAARNPLLTVRKVTHPSICQSNPLLGRSIGDHHRYRLETQLGKGGMGHVYQATDTRLGKTVAVKLLNPSLKSDPTTTELDFKRRFERECAICAALTNENIVQVSDYGMTPEGQPFYVMEHLEGQTLEQVLKQETKLSVERTKQIMKQVCAGLRSAHEGVRFKTPQMETDECIKIIHRDLKPANIFLVPTELGERVKVIDFGIAKVQSLNLENMTLASSFLGTHHYSAPEQFDSQGQLDERADIYCLGIILYEMLTGADPFGLKTREQRVAGESWIKAHLLKPAQPLRSQVGCEHLPPGLERIVERCLEKHPDRRFPSVKALAQALDIEHETLPNSLVATSRKNLAGMTQTLSEIPVHFQQSESLAQVRQWLQAHLKRAVSPIQSKAGRASSHSLNDLSLSSKLSIVNSQLIERCRTELAFHIGPIASLVIEQALINRQYQQPKKFIEVLSHHIPDDDTATHFRRTLLSPTPTQLG
- a CDS encoding YkvA family protein, giving the protein MQQVSSKELTLEALPSFPNSLFHFKSYDGAKALTAIFLLLSSIYLFTGFAGFIVDHTAWLHDLFYHQPPPTTAAHSIWWKMWNPVGSTLHHLASYVDLAVRGFLFVCTYCLAWATFDPRNIEGYVMGCFNSLLGMVYLISPIDMIPDFVPVVGGLDDTFMGFGVLFLGLSSIYRNKFRDVKTNTILELIDDGNNQKALKMLLEDKGISINERRQ
- a CDS encoding serine/threonine protein kinase; amino-acid sequence: MTLTPIQNSHQAQPWGADDRYIVKHVLDSGGVGQVFLATDTQLNRSVVIKVLKEPLIENAETCQQFERAVKSCAALGGEYIAQVLDSGTNAGGCPFYVMEYLQGESLKQCLEREGKLSPQQAVGITSQICAALEMSYQSKFASLFESDEPFVIVPHELKPTQIFLTRSGPVKLLDCGLTKDIRSSCCETQGASFETLLPETFHYAAPEQLEGEEKNHLADVYVLGIILYEMLSGTDPFGLGLDSRLVREGAWIHAHAFRAPRLLQVLLMKSPVTAALSEIVNRCLAKNPCDRYASINALRQALEQVEIGAHPAPDAASDNHGDNYDQTFIQGSLDTRIKGASTQVTSTIVDHPDRSNTMQALELDETMIQASERPAPAGQALTQVVLPSAWSERSATLSDSDNAAQDLGVDETIVQYSDSVAFPPIDQTVTQIYSESSVLENHKKVSDSLEIEDAQDLGVDETIVQYLDVAIHNPADQNDDSAQVLRVDETIVQTSSPIAHFPIDQTVAQTILESNMPNSQKGRRIEGKISPGLGADETIVQYLDSAIHNPADQTVAQTIDPMDEQPLDQTLCQQNTPHIQQADLAIVRNKNKVPGRALVRNVWRSRRSVSMLFVSLPRRCFQSLRRMIDFRKWRSRPQLSAVGTERTQPSGYVSHSRGDDVQSSTEQYQKSQQELDRCRLSLAKELARNGKFRDAIATLKQIQEPSPSYPKAQKLIRSWEKY